A window of bacterium contains these coding sequences:
- a CDS encoding T9SS type A sorting domain-containing protein produces the protein MLVPPQPERSAMRRLLLALVACFVTLPAFAADYTPGVLLAVAADPAAFRSDLDGQPALPADPALAALLAAQGVERVEYLLPAASLSARARRYLRLSVAPGRDLLAVREALAASGAFRAVSPDWYLHFLLLPNDPMLGQQWHITNPTAGIHLPQAWDSEQGDPASVIAIVDTGVDWSHPDLGPNMWQNPDEIYGNGLDDDGNGYVDDRYGWDCGANDNDPRPQPYVEGGIDVGFHGSHCAGIAAAATDNAVGIAGAGWGCRLMALKVVGTGSPFSVAAVTMAFDYAIAEHADAISMSFGGTLSDFGFMQALVDDASAAGIVCVAAAGNNNNSTPMYPAALNRVISVAATNSANQRASFSTYGAWVDLAAPGEQIWSTIMTNYPLDFLTELLFMLLYGYDGVNPYMYSDGTSMACPLVAGVVGLVRSGAPWMDHDAMLQHLVETGDHVVYDQPCGVKVNAEQAVASLTAAEPVAAAGGLRAWPNPFNPAVTLRFALPAAGRVRLAVYDAAGREVARLIDGERPAGEQSLLWRAEGLASGVYLARLESAAGVKSEKLVLLR, from the coding sequence ATGCTGGTTCCGCCCCAACCCGAGAGGAGTGCCATGCGCCGCCTGCTGCTCGCGCTCGTCGCCTGCTTCGTCACGCTGCCCGCCTTCGCCGCCGACTACACGCCCGGCGTCCTGCTCGCAGTCGCCGCGGATCCGGCGGCCTTCCGCAGCGACTTGGATGGTCAACCCGCGCTGCCCGCTGATCCGGCGCTGGCCGCGCTGCTCGCGGCGCAGGGCGTCGAGCGCGTGGAGTACCTGCTGCCCGCGGCGTCCCTCTCCGCGCGGGCGCGGCGCTACTTGCGCCTGAGCGTCGCGCCCGGGCGCGACCTCCTCGCTGTCCGCGAGGCGCTCGCCGCCAGCGGCGCCTTCCGCGCCGTCTCCCCGGACTGGTACCTGCACTTCCTCCTGCTGCCCAACGACCCGATGCTCGGCCAGCAGTGGCACATCACGAACCCGACGGCGGGCATTCACCTGCCCCAGGCCTGGGACAGCGAGCAAGGTGATCCGGCGAGTGTGATCGCCATCGTCGACACGGGCGTCGACTGGAGCCACCCCGATCTCGGCCCCAACATGTGGCAGAACCCGGATGAGATCTACGGCAACGGCCTCGACGACGACGGCAACGGCTACGTGGACGACCGCTACGGCTGGGACTGCGGTGCCAATGACAACGACCCGCGGCCGCAGCCCTACGTGGAGGGCGGCATCGATGTCGGCTTCCACGGCAGCCACTGCGCGGGCATCGCCGCTGCCGCCACCGACAACGCCGTCGGCATTGCCGGCGCCGGGTGGGGCTGCCGGCTGATGGCGCTCAAGGTTGTCGGCACCGGCAGCCCCTTCTCCGTGGCCGCCGTGACGATGGCCTTCGATTATGCCATCGCGGAGCACGCGGATGCGATCTCGATGAGCTTCGGCGGCACGCTCAGCGACTTCGGCTTCATGCAGGCCCTCGTCGACGACGCGAGCGCGGCCGGCATCGTCTGCGTCGCGGCCGCGGGCAACAACAACAACAGCACACCGATGTACCCGGCCGCCCTGAACCGGGTGATCTCGGTGGCCGCCACGAACAGCGCCAACCAGCGCGCCTCCTTCTCGACCTACGGCGCCTGGGTGGACCTCGCCGCGCCCGGCGAGCAGATCTGGTCGACGATCATGACCAACTACCCGCTCGACTTCCTCACCGAGCTGCTCTTCATGCTGCTGTACGGCTACGACGGCGTGAACCCCTACATGTACAGCGACGGCACGTCGATGGCCTGCCCCCTGGTCGCAGGCGTGGTCGGGCTCGTGAGGAGCGGCGCGCCCTGGATGGACCACGACGCGATGCTGCAGCACCTCGTCGAGACGGGCGACCATGTGGTCTACGACCAGCCCTGCGGCGTGAAGGTGAACGCCGAGCAGGCGGTGGCCAGCCTGACCGCGGCCGAACCCGTCGCCGCGGCGGGCGGCCTGCGCGCCTGGCCGAACCCCTTCAACCCGGCGGTCACGCTGCGCTTCGCCCTGCCCGCGGCGGGCCGGGTGCGCCTGGCGGTCTACGACGCCGCCGGCCGCGAGGTCGCGCGCCTCATCGACGGCGAACGCCCGGCGGGCGAGCAGTCGCTGCTCTGGCGGGCTGAAGGGCTGGCGAGCGGGGTCTACCTCGCGCGGCTCGAGAGCGCGGCCGGCGTGAAGAGCGAGAAGCTCGTGCTGCTGCGCTGA
- the mutM gene encoding bifunctional DNA-formamidopyrimidine glycosylase/DNA-(apurinic or apyrimidinic site) lyase, whose protein sequence is MPELPEVESVARSLRAALLGRRLDAIAVRWAGSLKPSPRAARAALVGKRLLAVERHGKYLFLDFGTRAEGPAERQLLLHLRMTGQLFTDPAYRPDKHLRLRLDFQGQRVFYRDLRKFGGFTLLEGLPGREAIPHVGPDWLDLRYEEWRERLAGRRAPLKALLLDQGPAAGLGNIYADEALFRAGLNPAAPASALSEVDWRRLFRACRQVLRMGIAHGGTTFLDFVDFDGRPGRFRQRLRVYGRDGLPCRRCGMPIARRRIGGRSSHFCPRCQPEGGPSSPFR, encoded by the coding sequence ATGCCCGAGCTGCCCGAGGTCGAATCCGTCGCGCGGAGTCTGCGCGCCGCCCTGCTCGGGCGGCGCCTGGACGCCATCGCCGTGCGCTGGGCGGGCAGCCTCAAGCCCTCCCCGCGCGCGGCGCGCGCGGCGCTGGTCGGCAAGCGCCTGCTCGCCGTCGAGCGGCACGGCAAGTACCTCTTCCTCGACTTCGGAACGCGCGCCGAGGGACCCGCCGAGCGCCAGCTCCTCCTGCACCTGCGCATGACCGGCCAGCTCTTCACGGACCCGGCCTATCGCCCCGACAAGCACCTGCGTCTGCGCCTGGACTTCCAGGGCCAGCGCGTCTTCTACCGGGACCTGCGCAAGTTCGGCGGCTTCACCCTGCTCGAGGGCCTGCCGGGGCGGGAGGCCATTCCCCACGTCGGTCCGGACTGGCTGGACCTGCGCTACGAGGAGTGGCGAGAGCGCCTGGCCGGCCGGCGGGCGCCGCTCAAGGCGCTCCTGCTCGACCAGGGGCCGGCGGCCGGACTGGGCAACATCTACGCGGACGAGGCCCTTTTCCGGGCTGGCCTGAACCCGGCCGCGCCGGCCTCCGCTCTGAGCGAGGTGGACTGGCGCCGCCTCTTTCGCGCCTGCCGGCAGGTGCTGCGGATGGGCATCGCCCATGGCGGCACCACCTTCCTGGACTTCGTGGACTTCGACGGCCGCCCCGGGCGCTTTCGGCAGCGCCTGCGCGTCTATGGGCGAGACGGCCTGCCCTGCCGGCGCTGCGGAATGCCCATCGCAAGGCGGCGGATCGGCGGGCGGAGCAGCCACTTCTGCCCGCGCTGCCAGCCGGAAGGCGGGCCATCTTCCCCGTTCCGGTAA
- a CDS encoding glutamine synthetase has translation MSRLREFLELPYDQLEELNLASKAKQESWAPMEEVEAERRRYLQEERRIKAVTVAFTDIEGRFHMLDYDKKFLLKADQLTFDGSSIRGFTKIAESDLRLGIDWRAFYWMPADVFGPGKVLVFGHVLGKDGLPYEADFRGRLLQLTQELYWKNGTVANVSAEIEGFLFRGQDAERKYYEQGEFNLISTGGYYHSLPQDPLRQFMDTAAEVQRAMGFENEKDHPEVGPSQFEMNFKYAPALIAADRIQLYKLLCRQVAQGMGMTASFLPKPITGINGSGMHCNISLARKGENLFWDERGKQSMSETGWSFIRRILHNAEDICLVLNASVNAYRRLDPHFEAPNEIAVSPTDRSAMIRIPLASKSGQRIEVRSVGPDVNPYMAIYTLLRTGLEGPEPDPQAPQPKRIRKRTLPGDIYEAMAAHRRSAWVREVLGAECQAKYHELKEASANRCPHELGTRIKRAEIMFHHEVTNQMLWNTF, from the coding sequence ATGTCTCGACTCCGTGAGTTTCTGGAACTGCCCTACGACCAACTCGAGGAACTGAACCTCGCCTCGAAGGCCAAGCAGGAGAGCTGGGCCCCGATGGAGGAGGTGGAGGCCGAGCGCCGTCGCTACCTGCAGGAGGAGCGGCGCATCAAGGCCGTCACCGTGGCCTTCACGGACATCGAGGGCCGCTTCCACATGCTGGACTACGACAAGAAGTTCCTCCTCAAGGCCGACCAGCTCACCTTCGACGGCAGCTCCATCCGCGGGTTCACGAAGATCGCCGAGAGCGACCTGCGCCTGGGCATCGACTGGCGGGCCTTCTACTGGATGCCCGCCGACGTTTTCGGCCCCGGCAAGGTGCTGGTCTTCGGGCACGTGCTGGGCAAGGACGGCTTGCCCTACGAGGCGGACTTCCGCGGCCGCCTGCTCCAGCTCACTCAGGAGCTCTACTGGAAGAACGGCACCGTCGCCAACGTCTCGGCAGAGATCGAGGGCTTCCTCTTCCGGGGCCAGGACGCCGAGCGCAAGTACTACGAGCAGGGTGAGTTCAATCTGATCTCGACCGGCGGCTACTACCACAGCCTGCCCCAGGACCCCCTGCGCCAGTTCATGGACACGGCTGCCGAAGTGCAGCGCGCCATGGGCTTCGAGAACGAGAAGGACCACCCCGAGGTCGGCCCCTCGCAGTTCGAGATGAACTTCAAGTACGCGCCGGCGCTCATCGCCGCCGACCGCATCCAGCTCTACAAGCTGCTCTGCCGGCAGGTGGCCCAGGGCATGGGGATGACGGCGTCCTTCCTGCCCAAGCCGATCACGGGCATCAACGGCAGTGGCATGCACTGCAACATCTCGCTGGCGCGCAAGGGCGAGAACCTGTTCTGGGACGAGCGCGGCAAGCAGAGCATGTCGGAGACCGGCTGGAGCTTCATCCGCCGCATCCTCCACAACGCGGAGGACATCTGCCTCGTCCTCAATGCCAGCGTGAACGCCTATCGCCGGCTCGATCCGCACTTCGAGGCGCCGAACGAGATCGCAGTGAGCCCCACGGACCGCAGCGCGATGATCCGCATCCCGCTCGCGAGCAAGTCCGGCCAGCGCATCGAGGTGCGCTCCGTGGGCCCCGACGTGAACCCCTACATGGCGATCTACACCTTGCTACGCACCGGCCTGGAGGGACCGGAGCCCGACCCGCAGGCGCCGCAGCCCAAGCGCATCCGCAAGCGCACGCTGCCGGGCGACATCTACGAGGCGATGGCGGCGCACCGCCGCAGCGCCTGGGTGCGCGAGGTGCTCGGCGCCGAATGCCAGGCGAAGTACCACGAGCTCAAGGAAGCCAGCGCCAACCGCTGTCCTCACGAGTTGGGCACGCGGATCAAGCGCGCCGAGATCATGTTCCACCACGAGGTCACGAACCAGATGCTCTGGAACACCTTCTAG
- a CDS encoding HNH endonuclease: MGMSVSWDARVRLAAFTWLEQATRRYGELLPRSILLAGFELDGQRIPLVSAASGIHKPRALEIPLSILTAPEVEGRERPYEDDIDAQGLIGYRYRGDVRHIHHRDNEGLRRAMQARLPMVYFVGIVPGRYQPFWPAYITGDDPSGLRFTVAIDDGALVLAAAGASAVAEDAASARRAYITTVARRRMHQTAFRFRVLTAYRERCTVCRLGHAELLDAAHIIPDSEPDGLPVVRNGLALCKLHHAAFDQHILGISPDYEIKIRLDVLEEEDGPMLVHGLQNWQGLRIHPPRQAELRPGRDLLEERYRRFLSR; the protein is encoded by the coding sequence ATGGGGATGTCCGTGAGCTGGGATGCCCGCGTCCGGTTGGCCGCTTTCACGTGGCTCGAGCAGGCGACGCGCCGGTACGGAGAGCTGCTTCCGCGCTCCATCCTGCTTGCTGGCTTCGAGCTCGATGGGCAGCGGATCCCGCTTGTGAGTGCAGCATCAGGAATCCACAAGCCGCGAGCGCTCGAGATCCCGCTCTCCATTCTGACGGCGCCAGAGGTCGAGGGCCGGGAGCGGCCCTACGAGGATGACATCGACGCGCAGGGGCTCATCGGCTATCGCTACCGCGGCGACGTTCGCCACATCCACCATCGCGACAACGAAGGGCTCCGGCGCGCGATGCAGGCTCGACTGCCCATGGTCTACTTCGTCGGCATCGTGCCCGGCCGCTACCAGCCCTTCTGGCCTGCATACATCACCGGCGACGATCCTTCGGGCCTGCGCTTCACGGTAGCAATCGACGATGGCGCACTCGTCTTGGCGGCCGCCGGGGCTTCTGCAGTGGCCGAGGACGCGGCAAGCGCCCGCCGCGCCTACATCACAACTGTGGCCCGCCGACGGATGCACCAGACGGCCTTTCGATTCCGCGTCCTCACGGCCTACCGAGAACGCTGCACCGTTTGCCGGCTCGGCCATGCGGAGCTACTCGACGCGGCGCACATCATCCCGGATAGCGAGCCAGATGGTTTGCCCGTGGTACGCAACGGGCTAGCGCTGTGCAAGCTCCACCATGCGGCTTTCGATCAGCACATCCTGGGGATCTCGCCTGACTACGAGATCAAGATCCGGCTGGATGTCCTGGAAGAGGAAGACGGGCCGATGCTTGTCCACGGCCTGCAGAACTGGCAGGGGCTCAGGATCCATCCGCCGCGGCAGGCAGAGCTGCGGCCGGGTCGCGACCTGCTCGAGGAGCGTTATCGCCGGTTCCTCTCCCGCTAG
- a CDS encoding TerC family protein, producing the protein MHLGIWIGFIALIIGLLVLDLVVVHRRHGAPTFKESSLWSVFWIALGLAFSLVIHYLYARGLAGDGSLDARSATFAYLTAYVVEKSLSVDNLFVFALIFSRFNVPLDLQHPVLFWGILGALILRGIMIAVGAVLLARFSWMTYVFGAFLIFTAVRLLVARREEIHPEGNLLLRLARKLFPVTEAFEGARFFLRRAGKLTMTPLFVVLLLVESTDVVFAVDSIPAVFAVTRDPILVFTSNVFAILGLRALFMVLAGAIHRFKYLKTSLVFLLAYVGVKMLLAEHYHIPAPVSLAFIAGILTVGVLASLRSERADAEHEA; encoded by the coding sequence ATGCATCTCGGCATCTGGATTGGCTTCATCGCCCTCATCATCGGTCTGCTCGTGCTGGACCTCGTGGTCGTCCACCGCCGCCACGGCGCGCCCACCTTCAAGGAGTCCAGCCTCTGGAGCGTGTTCTGGATCGCGCTCGGCCTCGCCTTCAGCCTTGTGATCCACTACCTCTACGCGCGCGGTCTGGCCGGCGACGGCTCGCTGGATGCCCGCTCAGCGACCTTCGCCTACCTGACGGCCTACGTGGTCGAGAAGTCGCTCAGCGTGGACAACCTCTTCGTCTTCGCGCTGATCTTCTCGCGCTTCAACGTGCCGCTGGACCTCCAGCACCCGGTGCTCTTCTGGGGCATCCTCGGTGCCCTCATCCTGCGCGGCATCATGATCGCCGTCGGCGCGGTGCTGCTCGCGCGCTTCAGCTGGATGACCTACGTCTTCGGGGCCTTTCTCATCTTCACCGCGGTGCGCCTGCTCGTCGCCCGCCGCGAGGAGATTCATCCCGAGGGCAACCTGCTGCTGCGCCTTGCGCGCAAGCTCTTTCCCGTGACCGAGGCCTTCGAGGGCGCCCGCTTCTTCCTGCGCCGCGCGGGCAAGCTCACCATGACGCCGCTCTTCGTGGTGCTGTTGCTGGTGGAGAGCACGGACGTTGTTTTCGCCGTTGACTCGATCCCCGCCGTTTTCGCGGTGACGCGCGATCCGATCCTCGTCTTCACCTCGAACGTGTTCGCGATCCTCGGCCTGCGCGCCCTCTTCATGGTGCTCGCCGGCGCGATCCATCGCTTCAAGTACCTGAAGACGAGCCTGGTCTTCCTGCTGGCTTACGTGGGCGTGAAGATGCTGCTCGCGGAGCACTACCACATCCCGGCGCCGGTCTCGCTGGCCTTCATCGCCGGGATCCTGACGGTGGGCGTGCTCGCGTCCCTGCGCAGCGAGCGGGCGGACGCGGAGCACGAGGCCTAG